Proteins from one Bombyx mori chromosome 25, ASM3026992v2 genomic window:
- the LOC119630540 gene encoding uncharacterized protein LOC119630540, whose amino-acid sequence MYRQDCEELKRVFLNVVSLFGTPETIVCDRGRMFESATFKNCISELGSSIHFITPGMHRENGQAERYCRTVLNLLRVEVGSKGSQWSDVLWKAQLTLNITKQTTTQASPLQLLIGIEAATPVIRDLVRDVALDANSNREALLTLSRQKASELLLDNQRRQDEQVNERRRQPTTFAVGDFVFVNKATQSTGKLDSGMRGPYKVLRTLPHHRYELELLAGSYGKKTQAAAQCMVLWRGEWTPETCSAFFETEGELIDATSDVAGRGLPLLRDEAVEDASPSGTAVLPSPGNPRPETL is encoded by the exons ATGTATAGACAAGATTGTGAAGAGTTGAAGCGAGTATTTTTAAACGTCGTGTCACTATTTGGCACGCCAGAAACGATTGTTTGTGATCGCGGTAGAATGTTCGAAAGTGCTACatttaaaaactgtattagTGAACTAGGCTCTTCTATACATTTCATAACTCCGGGAATGCATCGCGAGAACGGCCAAGCCGAACGCTACTGCAGAACCGTTCTTAATTTACTACGAGTCGAAGTTGGTAGCAAAGGCTCCCAATGGTCTGATGTGCTGTGGAAAGCACAGCTTACTTTAAACATCACGAAGCAGACGACCACGCAGGCTTCACCACTTCAGCTCCTTATTGGTATAGAGGCAGCTACTCCAGTCATTAGAGATCTGGTGCGCGATGTTGCGTTAGACGCCAATTCTAACCGTGAAGCTTTACTAACCCTCAGTCGACAGAAAGCATCCGAATTACTATTGGACAATCAACGGCGACAAGACGAACAGGTCAACGAACGTCGGCGCCAGCCCACAACGTTTGCTGTGGGTGACTTCGTGTTcgtcaacaaggcaacacagtCAACGGGCAAACTCGACTCCGGGATGCGCGGCCCTTACAAGGTCTTGCGCACGCTTCCACATCACCGTTACGAGCTGGAGCTTCTCGCCGGTTCCTACGGCAAAAAGACACAAGCGGCCGCCCAATGTATGGTGTTGTGGCGCGGCGAGTGGACCCCGGAGACATGCAGCGCTTTCTTTGAAACTG AGGGTGAACTTATTGATGCGACTTCTGACGTAGCTGGAAGAGGCCTTCCTCTATTGAGAGATGAGGCGGTCGAGGACGCCTCGCCATCAGGAACGGCCGTATTACCGAGTCCAGGCAACCCCCGACCGGAAACACTATAA